One stretch of Pseudomonas sp. NC02 DNA includes these proteins:
- the rpmH gene encoding 50S ribosomal protein L34 translates to MKRTFQPSTIKRARTHGFRARMATKNGRAVLSRRRAKGRARLAV, encoded by the coding sequence ATGAAACGTACTTTCCAACCAAGCACCATCAAACGCGCCCGTACTCACGGCTTCCGTGCTCGCATGGCCACCAAGAACGGCCGTGCTGTCCTGTCGCGTCGCCGCGCCAAAGGTCGTGCGCGTCTGGCAGTTTGA